One bacterium DNA window includes the following coding sequences:
- a CDS encoding UbiA family prenyltransferase, translated as MKAWWSLIRGGNVLLAGVAAWVGLVLALGRWWSFSAWLAILPPLLITAAGNIDNDITDIATDRAIKPERPLITGAIRALPASMMRIVLFLFALVIAWAAGTAPLLIAFFVIIALLVYNRYLSGRPIAGNVLIAALGALPIAYGGLVGRWQDPAAVLGGPVVAAVVAFWLHLPREMLKDSLDTEGDRAAGRLTLPMVIGPLKTARWAGIVMFVAACYIGWSAFSGYFGILYTAGTLVTVLPAVLLGAAQCGLNPSGHVIERWSFGLKLCMAGGLAWLLLGRITY; from the coding sequence GTGAAGGCCTGGTGGTCCCTCATACGCGGCGGCAACGTCCTGCTTGCCGGGGTCGCCGCCTGGGTCGGTCTCGTGCTCGCGCTCGGACGCTGGTGGTCGTTTTCCGCCTGGCTGGCCATCCTCCCGCCACTATTGATCACCGCCGCCGGCAACATCGACAACGACATCACTGACATCGCCACCGATCGCGCCATCAAGCCCGAACGTCCTCTTATCACCGGCGCCATTCGGGCCCTGCCGGCCAGCATGATGCGCATCGTCCTGTTTCTCTTCGCCCTGGTCATCGCCTGGGCCGCCGGCACCGCGCCGCTTCTGATCGCCTTTTTCGTGATCATCGCGCTCCTGGTCTACAACCGCTATCTCTCCGGACGCCCCATCGCCGGCAATGTGTTGATCGCGGCCCTCGGCGCGCTCCCCATCGCCTATGGCGGACTGGTCGGCCGTTGGCAGGACCCCGCCGCTGTTCTCGGCGGACCGGTGGTGGCCGCCGTGGTCGCCTTCTGGCTTCATCTGCCGCGCGAGATGCTCAAGGATTCCCTCGACACCGAAGGGGACCGTGCCGCCGGACGCCTCACCCTGCCCATGGTCATCGGGCCGCTCAAGACCGCCCGCTGGGCCGGGATTGTCATGTTTGTCGCCGCCTGTTACATTGGCTGGTCGGCCTTTTCCGGCTATTTCGGCATTCTCTACACCGCCGGCACCCTCGTGACCGTGTTGCCGGCCGTCCTCCTCGGTGCGGCGCAATGCGGCCTTAATCCTTCCGGGCATGTCATCGAACGTTGGTCGTTCGGGTTGAAACTTTGCATGGCCGGCGGGCTGGCCTGGTTGCTTTTGGGCCGCATAACCTATTGA